A window of Apium graveolens cultivar Ventura chromosome 8, ASM990537v1, whole genome shotgun sequence contains these coding sequences:
- the LOC141678530 gene encoding zinc finger protein JAGGED-like — protein MRPADANPLDLNNLPAGEDHTSRDQGALGGYKKKKIGGLKDDESGKVYECRFCSLKFGKSQALGGHMNRHRQERETETLNRARQLVFTNDSLMPPTPPPLHLVGGGQAVQRGGYHPHHQSGDPYRGVYDHPASRLFTGSPSSTILPPLPPPPPHSYMYSSPPPHLGSFTQSQYYNTSQHMNDQYLIGHVLSGTNTQHPNFSQEIANNFTCIGAPVGHGKRGVVGGAGDLSSMQQRLDASSIINRFQDGF, from the exons AT GAGACCAGCAGATGCAAACCCATTAGACCTTAACAATTTACCAGCCGGTGAAGATCATACTTCCAGAGATCAGG GAGCACTAGGAGGGTATAAGAAGAAGAAAATCGGAGGATTAAAGGACGATGAAAGTGGAAAAGTGTACGAGTGTAGGTTTTGCTCCCTCAAGTTCGGCAAATCTCAGGCACTTGGCGGACACATGAATCGCCATCGCCAAG AAAGGGAGACAGAGACATTGAATAGAGCTCGTCAGCTGGTGTTCACTAATGATAGCCTAATGCCTCCCACTCCCCCTCCTCTTCACTTAGTAGG GGGTGGACAAGCAGTCCAACGTGGAGGTTATCATCCTCATCATCAGTCAGGCGATCCATACAGAGGTGTCTATGACCATCCAGCTTCAAGACTATTCACCGGATCTCCATCTTCCACCATTTTACCGCCACTGCCTCCACCACCGCCACATTCGTATATGTACTCGTCCCCACCGCCACACCTAGGCAGTTTTACTCAGTCTCAATACTACAATACTTCACAACACATGAATGATCAGTACTTGATTGGTCATGTGCTGTCAGGGACCAACACACAACATCCAAACTTCTCACAGGAAATCGCAAACAATTTCACTTGCATTGGTGCACCGGTTGGGCATGGAAAACGAGGAGTGGTAGGAGGGGCCGGGGATCTGTCATCAATGCAGCAGCGCTTGGATGCATCGTCTATCATCAATCGGTTTCAAGATGGATTCTAA